The nucleotide sequence TGGAATCATGTAATAGGAAATAATGTGTATGTGTTGGGCAAACAAAGGGTGGACTGTATGGACACCTGCCATTTTGCTTCTTTATGATGCTCCTTCCCCTGGaaaccaccacctccacctcctcactACCCATAGGGTTATCATGTTAATCAATTTGATCTTTGATCTTCATCCCTTGACTACCATTGATTAGTCCAGAGGTAAGCATCTAAGTTGAATCAAAATATTTCCTGAAAAatttgcaaacaaaaaaaaaaaagaagaaggaaggaagggagagagggaggggacgAGGAGGAGCtggcaggagcagcagcagcagccagtcTCTTTGGATGCCTACAcaacaaactttaaaattttagaattgtctGAAGTCCTGTTTTTTACCATGTGGACTACAAGAACATTGGAAGTCAGTCTGGGGATGGGGAGGACAGGGActtggggcaggggagggaaatGGAGGCAGGCAGAAAGTAACAGCGTTGAGAGGTGGAGAGAGAACTCTTCTGGGTGACTTTTGATCTCTCAGTTTCAGTTGTTCCTGAGTCATCCTTGCCCTTAGGTTTCAGTATCTGattataaatttatctttttgctTAAATTAATTCTCACTCTCCCTGGGTGAGCTcatctatttttctcatttaactaCCACTCTTTTGCTGATAACTCACAAAATATTATCTTTAGTCTGGACCTCTCTCCTGAACCTGTGTATTCGGTAAATGGCATCACAGTATTCCTAGTCAGTAACCTGGGAGTTATCCCAGACTTTTCCTTCCTGCTTACCTCTCCTATCCTCTAGGTCTCTAAGTCCCACCAACAGCAGCTCCCAAATATCCTCAAtgctctccttttctctccacaACTTTTCCCCTCCATCATTTCAGTCCCTCATCATTAATCCTTGCCTTCACTCTCAAATGCTTTCAAGCCCCCATTCCACACCATAGCCCAAATCATCCTACTAATTTCTGGATATGATCACATTACTCTTCTGCTCAAAAATTCTTCAGTGGCTCCCCACTGTTTTCAGGATAAAATCTGAACTCCTGCAGCTGGGTCACAAAATTCGCTCACATTACACTCAGATGTGCAATGATTTAAGTCTCCTCTGTTTCCTATAACTAGTCTGATCTTTCTCACAATGCCCTCACCCTGCTGGGTAATGGGCAGTGGTGGGGAGCTAAAAGTAATCCACCCTGGTAAACTCTATAGGatccaataatttattttagacagTCTCTAAGTACTTCGGTAGCTTTGGATGACTCAGTCTTCCCTTCTTTTCAAGATAGCATTCTGGATTTATAGGGGTCTTATGTGAATTTCATGGCACTGGATTGGGGGAAGGGGCCTCTTAGTCACATGGTCCTGGGGGTTGTATCAGCTGGCATTTGCTGAGATGTGGTCGATCTGGCATAAGTTAATGAATAACAACCCTGAGAGGTAGCTAGTATTAcaaccattttacagatgaggaagctgaggctaaGAGAGattaacttgctcaagatcacaaaGTTAGTAAGTGAACCAGGAATCAATACCGTTCCCATTACTGTAGGCACTTAGGTAAATGAGTCTAGGATTCCAGAGAGAAGTTAAGGCTAGACTTGGGAGCACTGGGAGACTTCATGATATAGCTTCAGGGATGTGATCCTCCAAGGAGAGCATGTAAAGCGGGATGAGAAGAAGGCCGGGATCAGAATAGATGACAATCACTGGCCTGTGAAGGTCGGGGAGGACAAGGTCTACCTCACTGCTCCTGTCCAAGCTATCTTCTTCTTAGGGGAACTTTTAGGATGGCGAGGCAGCACTTCCACCATGCCTGCACCTATTCCAGCCAGGGCGTAACCATCGCTCAGGACACTCCATTTCTGTCCCAGGCTCCCCAACAGCCTGGCAGCAAGCCTGCGACCAACACTGGGTAGGAACCCAGTAAATGTGTCCAAAGAACCTGTGTTGCCAGAGATTTTCACACTTCTTAGGGCCAGGGAACCTGGGGCCCTCTAAAGTAGGAATGCAGAGTCCACACCCAGGTGGCAGAGGGAAGTGCGAGACTGCACTATAGGCGGTTCCCTAGGTGAGGAGGTTCAGTCTCCTGCCAGGTGTAGGGACGCGGGGCCTTCCTCCGATGACGGGCTTAGAGACCTCTCCCAGATACAGAGAGATGGTTTCCTCAGATGTGGAAATGCAGAGGCCTTGGCCTTTCTCGGATGTGGGGTGTACAACCCTTCTAGGTGTAGAAGGTGCAAGAAATCCCTACAAGAGGTTAGGCCtcgccccctccccaccccatcccctctCCCGGGAAAGATCCAGGGCCAGCTACTCCTTCGGCCCTCCTCCCGCCCGGCGCCAGCCCGAGAGGCGGGCTGGTCTCCACCCCAGCGCACCACCAATGGTGCGGGAACCGGGGCTCGGCCCGCCAATTGAGTGGCGGCAGCGGCGCGGGGATGGCTCCGCCCCCCGGCCGCAGGCCGCCGGCCTTCAAAGAGGCGGGGCTCTTCGCTGTTTTTGCTGGCGGCCGAGCCCAGCCGAACGTAGCCGAGCTCAGCCGAGCCCAGCCGAACGCAGCCGAGCTCAGCCGAACCCCGCGCagctcccgccgccgccgcccgagCGCTGCCGAGCGAGGGAGCAGCCGCGGCCGCGGAGGAGGTGCGGCCCCAAGGGGAGGAGGTGCCTGCTCGCCGCAGACCGCCCGCGGCAGAGGCCGCCCCGGTCGCGCCGCGGCGGGAGCGGCCGGCGGAGGCTGCGCGGCCGAGGGGGAGGGCCGGGGGAGCGGTCGTCGCCTTTGCTGGTCTCCCACCTCCCGCCGCCCCCCGCCCGCAGGCTCCCGAGCCTTAGTCGGCGCCGAGCATCCCGCTGCCCCGGACCCTCCCGCGGGCGCGCACCAGGCTCAACTCAGGTAAGAAGGGCCTCCTGCCACAGGCACGGGGGCCAAGAACATGCGACCCGAAGATGGAGataaagagacagagacacactgCCGCGGAGAGAGACGAACACAAAGACAGAGACACGGAAACCACCAAAAAGACCCCacggagaaggggagagggataCGTCCATGGGAACACTGGGGGATACAGCCTGGAAGAGAGAGACGGAGAGACACAGAGACTGATGTAGAGATACACAGAGACACACTGGTAGAGAAACGAGACAGAGGAGACACACTCAGAGATGGGGACACACGGAGAggcagccacacacacacagaggtgggTGTGCAGAGGCACAGGCACACATCCAACGGAGGGACAGTGAGACATCAGACACACACACCTGACCCAGAGAGAGCCCCACATAGAGGCACAGAGCCTGCACATGCCTGCCAGGGCCTCCACAAAGTTCCCTCTGTGCAAGCTGGCGCCTCTGGAGGTCTCCTGGTCGGGCTGGCTGGAGTCCTGGGAGAGAGGAGGCGCCCAGGCCACACCAGAGCTGCTTACAACCCCCATCCTCTTGGGCGGGGGGCTGCCTGGATCCCACCCACCAACAGAGGGCTTTTGAGGGCTGCAAGCTTGGTGGGTAGGGCCAGGGCATGCCCACCAGGTCTAAGGAGAATGAGATGACGGCTGCCTACTTCAGCTTCCCCACGCTGGCTACACACTCATTCAGGTGCCCAGAACCAGGCCTGCGGATGGGGGTGCTGGCTCTGTGGGGTATTTAAGCCTGTTGGGACCCAAGGTCTTTCACCAGGGAGGCCAGAAATGTGGGAGGGAGGCTGTCTTCCCTACCTCTCTCCTCCTAGGCCTCACTCCACTCTCCCTCCTCACTACCCTCTCCTTTACTCTGTACCCCCAACAGGCTCAGGACTGCAGGTAGACATCTCCACTGCCCAGCAATCACTGAACGTGCAGACAGCACAGCCTCCTCGGAAGGCCGGCCATACCAGACTCCTGCCTCGGCATGGGCCTCGCCATCGAGGCAGCTCCACTGTCTGTGCTGGTCTGAGGGTGCTGCCCGTCATGGGGGCAGCCATCTCCCAGGGGGCCCTCATCGCCATCGTCTGCAACGGTCTCGTAGgcttcttgctgctgctgctctgggtCATCCTCTGCTGGGCCTGCCATTCTCGCTCTGCTGACGTTGACTCTCTCTCTGAATCAAGTCCCAACTCCAGCCCTGGCCCCTGTCCTGAGAAGGCCCCACCACCCCAGAAGCCCAGCCATGAAGGCAGCTACCTGCTGCAGCCCTGAAGGCCCCTGGCCTATCCTGGAGCCCAGGACCTAAGTCCACCTCACCTAGAGCCTGGAATTAGGATCCCAGAGTTCAGCCAGCCTGGGGGCCAGAACTCAAGAGTCTGCCTGCTTGGAGCTGGACCCAGTGGCCTAGAGTCTAGCAAGCCTGGCTCCAATAGGAGCTCAGTGGCCCTAAGGAGATGGGCCTGGGGTGGAGGCTTATGAGTTGGTGCTAGAGCCAGGGCCATCTGGACTATGCTCCATTCCAAGGGCCAAGGGTCAGGGGCTGGGTCCACTCTTTCCCTAGGCTGGGCACCTCTAGGCCCTGTAGGTTGGGGAAGCAAACTGGAACCCATGGCAATAATAGGAGGGTGTCCAGGCTGGGCCCCTCCCCTGGTCCTCCCACTGTTTGCTGGATAATAAATGAAACTATGGCTCTACCCTgagattttcttctcttcctgagGGCCCCGTGGCAGCAAAATTAAAGCTGTGGGGTGGGTTTTTAGACAAGTTTATTTGTGCAAAGTTAGAGGGGTAATGGTGGCTGAAGACCAAGTCCTGGAGTAAGGTGCTGGGACCTTAAGGAGCAGAATAAGAAGGGAAGATGCTGGGACCTGATCAGGAGTGGGGTCACATgctgggtgctcaggctggactgGGTACCAGGGTCAAGCCCTAGGAGTACTGGATTCAAGCGATGGGACAGAGGGTGAGGCTGGGCCCTCAGGTCTTGATTTTCACTTCCCTCACCAGGTTCAGCAGTTTGTCCAGTTTCGCAATCTCCACAGCTGGGCCCTTCTGTACCTCCTGCCCCTTCTTTTCCTGGGGAGAGGGAAAGTATGCATGGGGGAGGAATGGTGGGTCCCCCATCTCCGGATCCCAGCACCACCTCCTCTGCCCAGCCTGTCCAGCTGTGCCCTACCCCTCCCCTGCCCAATGAATTTTGGATCCCTGCCTCCCCTCTCCCTGACATGATCATTCCCCAACTCAGGTGACACAGGGGCTCAGCTGACAGCCTGCAAAAAGGAGTCCAGCTCTGGCTTGGACATGGGGTCTCGATGCTTGTGGGAGTGGGAAAAGGCATCCATTCCCTGAACCTCAGGGGAACGGCCTTCCAGGTCAGGGAGATCCAGCTCTGTGAAGGCGGGGGGCTGACTGCTGGCACCATCCTTACCATGGGAAGGTCCCTGGCCCAGTCCTATCGAGGAGCTAATGGGTATGTGtttggggagggaggggctgtggACAGAGCCTTAGGGGCCCTCACCTAGTCCTCTCACCTGATGCCTTCAGGTCAGGTTGGCAGTGGGTGCTATTTGGGGTGAGACCTGCTGTGTCAGACATACCCAGGGTTGGGAAGAGTGTCAAGAGACCCATAAGGGCAGAGGGAATAGTCCATGTGACTGCAGGTGTTGTTGGCTGAGGCTGTCCCTTAGAAGACCAGATGCTGAGTTTATGACCCATCACCCTGCCTGCAAAGCACTCTAATTCTTCCATTATGAGTTGGACAGTGGAGTGCCACGCACAGGTCCCGAGAACTCCTTGGCAGATCAGCACCAGTCCCACCCTCCCTACTGTCCAGGCTGGGGGGTGAGGGCTACGCTGGGGCAGGCTGGGCAGTTGCCATTTCCCCATTTCCTGCCTTCGCTCTGCTTCTGGGCCCCCATCCTCTCAGCCACCTGTACCCACTGCTCACTGACACCTACCCCAGCCTTGCCTTGGTCTGGCCAGGGCTGTAAaggggatggggcaggggtgAGTGCAGGGCCAATAGGCCCCTCCCTGGCTCCCTTTTGGCTGCTGACACCATGTGGAGCTCAAATTTCCCCCTGGTGTGATGCTGTACCTGCTCCCAAATTTTCTCCCCTATGCCCTTGCAGCTCAGTGCCTTTTTGCCACTACCTAGCTCACCTCTACCCTCTCCAAGCAGAGGACAAAaagctctttttctctctctttcctctctccttcctaaATTAAACTTGGGTTCTCTTCTTGGCTTCACCCCATCCCCCGGGAGTTAGGGGACCTGGTTTTAGTTGCAGCTCTGTCATTAACTCCctatatgactttgggcaaggcCTTtgcctttctgagcttcagtttcccatCGAAACTGAAGACAGTCTTTGGCCTTGGACACTTTGGGCTCTTGACACCCATCATGGGAACTCCCTGGGCAGGGAGGTCCAGACCTTTGTGGGGAAGCCCTTTGGAAAGGGCAGGGAGTCTGCAGCTCACAGAGGAAGGGCAGTAGGGATACCCAGAGGATTTCGTTTTGCATGAATCACTTGACTGATAGGGTCAGATGGCAATTTCACGGGAACTTCTAATCCATTCAAGTACCCACCAACCCCCACCCATCCCTGCTCAGGTCCTCAGAGACATAGGCCCCCAGATACACAGAACCCAGCTCTCCTAGCCATGACTGACCCTTCTCTGAGGGGAACTGAAACTGTGGGACATCCTTACCTCCCTGATCAGAGTGGGCAGGGCAGGCTCCCACCCATGTCTACCACCCTCATGGTGTCATGGCTGTACTCCTCCCCCTAAGAACCACCATCATCCCTCCTGGAGGGTTGTCCAACTCTGCCAGCTTCAACCTGGGTCTCTCTCCTCAGAAAATTAAGAACACATTTTATCTATTCCACAAATTAtgctgcctccttcctcttccttgagGCCAACTAGCTGGGCTCAGCAAAGAGATTCAGACCACGCctgactccctccctcccctcaagcCCACCGCAGCCTCTGGGCCACAGCTGCAGGCGCTTAGCAGCCTTCTGAGTATTTATAGCCAAGTCCGCCCCCTCCCTCAGCTGGCTACAATTACAGGGCCGGCCACACTCCCAGCCCTTGCCTCCCTGGCCATGGTGGGGAACAGACCAAGCCAGCACCAGAGGGATGGTGCAGCAGTCCCTTCCTTGGTAGGAGCACAGTGCAGGGAAGTCAGTAGTCGAAAGACACAGGCCACTGCCTCAAACTTCAGTAAATGCCTCAAATTGCCAGGAGGGATGGTCATCAGGGCAAGCTGGCCCAGTCCTGATCCTGGCCCAGAACCTGGCAAAAAGCAAAGAGCCATCTCTACTCTTAGCACACAAATGGGCAGGACCGAGCTCTgggttcttttgtttgtttgttttttgagacggagtctcgctctgtcgcccaggcaggctggagtgcagtggcgcgatctcagctcaatgcaagctccgcctcccaggttcacgccgttctcctgcctcagcctcccgagtagctgggactacaggcgcccgccatcacgcctggtcaattttttgtaattttagtagagacggggtttcaccgtgttcgccaggatggtcttgatctcctgacttcgtgatccacctgccttggcctcccaaagtgctgggattacaggcgtgagccaccgcgcccagccccagctCTG is from Macaca mulatta isolate MMU2019108-1 chromosome 15, T2T-MMU8v2.0, whole genome shotgun sequence and encodes:
- the ENHO gene encoding adropin precursor, which encodes MGAAISQGALIAIVCNGLVGFLLLLLWVILCWACHSRSADVDSLSESSPNSSPGPCPEKAPPPQKPSHEGSYLLQP